Part of the Hevea brasiliensis isolate MT/VB/25A 57/8 chromosome 16, ASM3005281v1, whole genome shotgun sequence genome is shown below.
TAAGCATGATCATATCTGCTAAATGCTTGAGATCGCCGAATACAATACTATCAGCAATGGTGACTTTTTATGCCAAAAATATTGCTTAAGTAGCTGAAAGTAAGGAGACCATGGTGGCATGGCCCCTCTAGTACATCCTAACATTACTTCTACTAGCAAATCACAACCAGGCAGCCATATCTATAAAAATTTTCTCCCCCTCAAGCATTTTATGAAAGCAAATGCATAGCAAACTGCCTTAACACATGATAAAAACAGAGGGCAAATGTGTTAAATAGCAAACTCGGCCAAACATTCAAGGTGGCCTGTTGAAGATTTGAGCTTTTCAAGGCAATGGAAGAGCTTATTAGGGACCACCCTAGATTTTCTAAATGGAGTAAAATTGCGACCTACCATGAAGAATATCCCTTTAATCTCTACATGAGTACGAAGCATTATTGACCACAAAAACTCCAACAAACCGACAAAAAGGGTTTACGATTAAAAAAAAACACTGACATAAAAAGGATCAGAGTATGTTCTGGTGGTATTTTGATGAGCATCTTAACCCAAGAAGGTTCTGTTCTAAGCATCTCGTGCAAAACTACCCATTCGTCCGTGAGATACAAAAGCTCATTTCTGGTTTCATTGAGGACTTAATGATCCAATGGAAAATTACAAAGCTAAGTTACAAAGACTTCACTTTGTGAAAAAAGATGCACTTGTCCTACAATTAGTAGGCAAACAATGACTTGTAGCATCGAATCTTAATGCTAAATTTGATTGCAAACCAATGAAATCTCAGTTTCATAACTTCCTTTGCATCCAAACTAACAAAAAGTGGGAGAAGCTTTCTATATTTTCCTGCAACAGTTTAGACCCATCCATGTCTCTTTTATTTCCCTTCCAACTTAAATAATTGTAGTGCCCAATCCTGCCGTGTGGTTTTGAACCCACCAACTAACTGTTTTAGACAGAAATGCCCTCGGAAGCACAGGTCATTCATATCATAAATGACGTGAACCTGATACTAGAAGAATGTTTTCTTTCAAATTTCTGTTTTACATGAACAGTTAAGGAGCATGGAGGTGGTCATGTAGATCATTTTTAAGTGTGAACAATATTTATAGTAGCAATGTATGTCAAATCAATCTGTAAAAATCTCAGGAGCACACATGAAGTCCCGGGTCATCCATCACCAAGAATATTTTATCACATCACAATTCAGAACGGCAGCTTGCCAtctttccatattcaatgcgacaTACAACAGTAACAACACATCTATCATATTATGGGACACCAAACTTACCTTAAGTGAGGAACCAACGAACACATCCGTGCAGCTTCTTTGCACTCAATAGCCAGGCTACTATCCGTTTGTACACACATCAGGGCCATCGGGTCCAAAGAAGCTGAACCTTAATGGTGAGTTGAAAGTCCCAAAAAAGGTCAAAAGATTGAAAATCAAGAATTTTAGCTTACACAAATATGGGCAATGTTGTAGAAAATACTTGATATCTGGCACAAAAGAATAGTTTGCTGCCATTGATTGTTGATTGAAATAACAGCACATGGTATGAACTTAAACGATAATGCGAATACACACTAATGAACCCAAAATTCAGGAAAAGGACTTCGCATTATCAATGGCCTCCAATAGATTTTTCATAATGCAGGAATCCAATGAGAATAACCCTGTCAAACTCAGAATCTTATAATTTGCTTTCCCAACAAAGCTCTGAGTAAATATTCTAAATCAAAAAACCCAATAGCATGAGAAAAATACCAAAATCACCTGATCTTCAAGTTTGATCCATTTCAAGCTTCTAAGGAGGCAAAAGGAATCCTCCAGTCATATTCATAGCTACATCGTTCATGGTCACCATCAAACACTAAAACAGTGTCAACATACTGCATTGAATCTGACTCATCAACCAAAACCAGGAGGCACATCAGGGTCCTCATCACAATCGTCACATGGCTGCTTTTGCTCAATATCTGTAGAAAAGCCAGGTGGCAAACCAGGATCAACATCATCAGCCTCCAGCTTATCTTTTGAGTGGTTAACCCCTTCCTTCCGTTCTTCCACAGTCCCTTGGCAATGCATAGGCTGCTCCAACTCCTCTTTGAGTTCATGGTTGTTCTGATGATTAATGGACAAAGAGAATCCTGGTGGTTCTTGGAGTTCACCATCAGACAAGTTATCATCCACTGCAACAGTTGAGTCCTTGACAAGGCCCTTATTGTCAGCTTCATTCTGAACCAGCGCCACTCCATGAGTAGAAGATTCACCCACCTCCTTCCTTTTAGGCTCCACCAACTTATTATAGACAGACTGTACAGTCTCTGTTATTTCATTTTTCATGCCAtcacctgatctaattatttcccACACACCATCAGAAAGCTTACTCATCATTTCATTCCTGGTGGTTAAAAGAATATATATAAAAGCCATTGTCAAAACCCACATTGTTGCAGCACTATGTTCCATTTCTAAAACAAATATTTCAAAGATCTGCTAAATCCTGACATTaagatcataaaaaataattgaatcatAACATGAGCTTGAATCCAATTTGTTCACCAACTCAAAACATGAAAAAATTTCATCACAGCTGTATATAGTCCCTTTTCTCAAACTTTGTAAGGTCTCTCAGTATTTATGTAAACCATTTGAAACAATTTTGCAAACTgcaaagaaatgaaaacttaccCAACCTCATTATATATGGCATCCGAAAGTTGCCTGGGTTTCATGTTTTCAGCCCCTGCACGGTTAAGAGCTGCTGACTGCCTCACAATGGAAATAATGCTATTGCGCAATTCTTCCTGCCAATTAATGCCTTGTTTAGAATCAATGAGTTATAATTGGTAAAACAAGATGTTTAAAGTACAAAGCCTAGCAATTCACGCATACCTTTTAACCGAATTCCTATTTGGATTACAGTGTGATTCACAGTTATTCAGGCAATGAGGACATAAAAGGCTGTAAttacttcttttttctttttcttatagAAATCTTCTCAGGATGTAACGGTATGAACATACATGAACAACAGCATAACTGTTCATCCACTTTTGCTTCTAAATTTTCTCAGAATTACACATAATCTTCAGCATAGAATTTACTTTGCCTTCCACTGTTCTGTTATTGAATATGTCAACCATGTCATGAAGTCACGCCCTTTCTTTTATTGCTGATAATACATCCTTCTCAATGTAATGAAAAACAAGAGCTTTATTGATCAATTACACCAGTTACATGCTTGTGCGTTATGATTATAAGCAACCACACGTTTCTGGGTTAGATTAAGGTGAAATTAGTAACGCAACATATCCCTTCATTTTAGATAACGTAATACATTAAATTCGGAGGAAAGTCCTTATGATGAAGTATGCTACTCTTCTTGCAATAAGAAAAACAAGGAGATCAAGTTGAAAGTACTTTTGATAGTTTCAGCTAAAGCTTTTGAAATCAATGGAAGTACTTCAGAACGTAACCCTAGAAGAAGGGTGggggaagagagagaaagagattaGAAAGGAAAGCAGGCATACATTGTCTTTAAGCTTGCGGATTATCTTGAGACGAAGATTATCGAAGTCGCCGTCGTCCTTGAGTTTCGCAATTACTTGTTCCTTGCTTACTGTTTTCGTCTTCTCCTCTTGACCGTTGCTCTCCATTGGTTTCCTGTTTTCTGTGTGTTCACGCCTGCTTGTACGACACTCACAACACAGATAAGGGAAACGGGACGGGTTTTTAATCCAAGTTTTTTTGCCCGTCTCATTCCGAATTGTTTTAAGCCAAAATATAATTTCCCTCTTATCAAATTTATCCATAAGTttggaattaaatttaatttaacttaaaacttgaaatttataaatattaaattttttaatttaaataaaaaattaatttttaattaaaattcttaatttctgcatttaaatttaatagtcaaaactctatttttttattaaattaaatttaaattaaaatttattagttaatttaaataaaaaattgaaataaattaaatttaactttctcaataaatataaaaataaaataaaattttaaacattatttaaaataaaaggtcaaaattattatttaattttttattttaataaaattaattatttaatttttattttaaaaaatatattaataaattcttgtatttttatttttttattttatttcattggatattagaataagtaaaaatataaataaataaatgatgaGGTCTAAAttaatcttaaaaataattttcgtaTTATTGAGCAATTTTAATAAagatactaaatttttaataaaattaaattacataaattaacCAATGTAATATGACAATATTGATTTGTAAAcaataataaacattaaatataaattgtaataatatagtaataaaaaaattacaattgAAAAAGAAATTTATTATTACCTTATTAAgaagggttttttttttcttttttaaacaatcgtaagtttttttcttttttttattgaatagaaaaaagACTTCTCCACTAGAATCAACGAACAATCAAATATGAACCATCCTTTGTTTATACTTCCATAAACGCATCTATTATTTACCGCTGTTAGCTCCAACACAAAGCATCTGAGAAGATCAAGTTACAAATTTTACATCATGCTCTGCCATCCTTAAATCAGTAGATGATGTGGAGCCCGTTCCAAAATCTTCGCATTTTAGTCATCTAAATCTAGCTCAGTGCTACCTAATTTCACCCTCTAGAAAATgccgggagggggggggggggggtgggcttGTAGTGTGTGGAGGAGGGAGATTGTGGATAAAGAAAAATGACAAAAGGGGGCATGTTGCAAATTTAATTTCTGTACAGATTGGTAACATACCCTAGTAAAACCTACTATGCAATCGAATCATCAATTGCCGGTACATGAAAGTGTACAACACAACAATATAATGGATCCCAGTTTCTGGGATTAGAACAGTCGAGCGGTTGCCttgaatggcaaatttgaaaaaCTCCACCAGAAAATCGTATTATCATCAGCAAAAGGGCCAACACTAGCTGCTTGTGTGAGGTATTTGATCATTTATCGGATGAATGATGTGTCCTCTTCCGTGAGGGACACTTTTCAGTTACAAAGCTTGAGTTTCTGCAGAGAACATCACTAAATCAGTGAAGCCTTGCAGAAACGCAATTTGAATACAGAGACATAGACTGAAATAAACTTACGAATCATCATCATGTCTTCTTGATGGCTCCAGTGTTGCCCGAGATGATCCAACTACCTGTCAAGAGTTAAATGGCTCAgaagtagaattattattttaaaaagatAGTTCAAGGTTTAGCTCACACAGCAATGTCTCAGAAAACTGAAAAAATACATGAACAAAAACTTCTATTATCTTCATCAGTAATAGCAAGTATCAAAATGACCGAATAATCATATAGatcatacaaaaaaaaaaaaaaagaatatcatAGACAGGTTTATATTTCTGTAAGTAGTAAACCCAtgacacaacaatttttcagcagTTGTTCCCATAAAAAACATGGCCCAGTGCCACCAGCATAAGCAAACTCTGCAATACATGCCACTCAATTCATCCACACCTTAGATAATTAAAAGTTGACTGAAAAGATAAGATACGAAAGGGTTTAGGGAAGAAAGAAAATACTTCAAAATCATTACCAGTCACATTCCAGTGACAGAAGTAGATCAATTCTGGTGTTATAGCATACAAATGTCTGGCAAATTAGCAATTTGGCATGATAATCTCATATTGACTATAATCCTGAACCTATTGTTTTAATTCTGTAATCTCCAGTTAGAGCAGAAagataaaaagaagaaaaaagtaaTTTCACCTTGCAGGAAATAGAAACAACAAAACCCTGCCAAGTATCTGGTTACACTTTTGAACTAAGAAATAAGTTTTTACATTTTCTTGCAAAGACACATGAAATCGACACCAGTATTGTGTCTAGGGTTAATTAGACAGGTCCAAGCAACTGTATTTCTAACAAGCCATATACGTAACAATGAATTTTCATATCATCATCAATCTGAAAAGAGAAAACCCAAAGAAGATAACATGAGGACGGATTTGAAATAGCACTGCATCTACTGAACCATAATGATCATATGCAACAAACATAAAATTTTTAACATAATTGAACCATCATGTATCATACCAATAAAAAACATATACATTAAACTAACCCACTAGAATATCATCAGGTAAGTATACTAACAGGGAGATTCAATTGTTTGACACTTCTGCTATGCACTTCCAGGTACTCTTCATATGTCTGTAAAACACATCAGGAGTAAGTCATATAACAGAGCAGAAGATACAGGTATGATCACAGCAGGAATTCTTTGTAGGCATCAAGCAGCAGCAAAGATTTTGAACAAAGCATtcaaaagtaaaaaatttattGTGGAAACAACGTTTTGTCAACTAGTTGATACAGTATTGGAAGATTCAAAATCCATTTAGGAATTAGTGTCATCCTAGAATTAGGAAGTTAGTTTTCtaaaattctattattattagatttattattattttcctagTTTAAGTTTGTTTAGGATTTATAATTAGTATTTTATTGTTTTAGTGTTTCTGATCCTAATGTCATTAGGTTTACAAAACTCTATACATGCAGTCTGGTACATGCCTACATCCTCATTGACGGAAGATTCAGATTAATATGCATTTTTCCTTAGGAAAATTAGAaaggaaatgcaaattgtgatcaAGGCTATATGAAACATTGAATAAACTCTTATTGATGGGAATTGAAATTGTTCACAAACTACAAAAATAAGGAAGAGGACAGAGATATAGCACTAAAAATATAAGAATCAGATGCAGGATATTGTGAATAACTGACACACAAATAGGATGAAGACACCATGCTCTAGAAAGGCTTGTTCCAAAAATTAATCATAATATTCTCCTATGTTTATCAATATACTACATAATTCCTTTCAATGATTTCATGCGTAGGGAAAAAGTAATTGTCCAAGTATTACATTGTCTTCATTCCAAGTTAGGATTATTAGAGGAAAATCCACTTAAGAGACAACATTCTGCAATTAGGAAAACTGCATAGTGGACATTAATAACTCATCAAGAACAGAAAAACTAAGATACGACAATATACCATTTCAAGAAAATCATCCTCAGTCAGAGTACTAGCCAGAGGACTTTCTGCTGACAAAGCCCAAGCATCATTTCGAGAACGCACATCACACTGTACTTGCAAATTTGCAAGACTTCCATTCAGTTGAGATTGTTTCATCCTTGACATTTTTGACGCACTAGATGCAAGAGGCAAATTAACACCACTAGGTCCCTGATGAGCCAAATGAAATCTACTTGCTTCAGCACCATGTTGGTAGAGACATGAAGTATAAGGCATGGAAGTCCTAACCCATGGCATGTGTAGTGAATGGATATTATATCCTTCATCTCCTAGTGAACATGAAGGCACTATAAAAGGCCTTTTGAGAGAAAGGTCATCCCTGGGACAACACTTGCAACACTGAGTCATAAGAACTAATTCATCAACTTAATTTTgcttacaaagaaaaaaaaaaccttttcagCATGCCATCACTATCACTCTCCCCAT
Proteins encoded:
- the LOC131174533 gene encoding uncharacterized protein LOC131174533 → MESNGQEEKTKTVSKEQVIAKLKDDGDFDNLRLKIIRKLKDNEELRNSIISIVRQSAALNRAGAENMKPRQLSDAIYNEVGNEMMSKLSDGVWEIIRSGDGMKNEITETVQSVYNKLVEPKRKEVGESSTHGVALVQNEADNKGLVKDSTVAVDDNLSDGELQEPPGFSLSINHQNNHELKEELEQPMHCQGTVEERKEGVNHSKDKLEADDVDPGLPPGFSTDIEQKQPCDDCDEDPDVPPGFG